The genomic interval AACGCCGTGCTCTTTATGTCTCAAATAACTCAGTACACATGAAACTGTTGTAAAGTTAAGAGATATTTATaattccttttgtttttgttgggtGTAAATATGAAAAGTCTGTATATGAATTTTCTGCTTTGCGATACTAACAAGCTGTGTTGTGTGACCGTGATTTAGTTCTTTGCTATCTTTTAATATAAAACTGCATTTGCATCTGAATAGAAATGGAGTACGCTgctgttattgttttttgttgtttgtttttgtgtgtctgtaataaCGAACCAATTTAAACAGTACGTTTCATTCTGAAGTTAAAATTCGACCTGTTAAAAGACCAACTGCACGTGTTTAATTTGCACAGATGAATAATATTACTGGAGATGACATAGCGAAGCTCCACACATCATTCatgcttttaataaaacagacatttttaatccaGGTCTTTTTCGGATTCTAGAAGAACCTTGTAATTGGAAAATCTAACCTTAAAAAGAACCTGCAGTTACGTAAACATGGCAGACACGAGCAAGAAATTCAGCCTTGGAGAAACGCTCTCATTCTCTTTAACATTAATTCTGATAAAGAAACAATAAGTTGGAAAGTTGAtctgacaaaaatgtataagtATTTAAGATTTGGAATAAGAGGCAGAGCTCAAAGGAGCCCATGAAAAAATGCTAAAGCTGAGGAAAAATGTATTGGAAAAAGGACTGTATTATATGAATGTATGTTACTGCGAGGACTGCAGAGATCAATCTGAACATCAATTACACACAAGTTTTCTAACTAACATAAAGAAAAGTGGTCAAAGTTGGCAACCTCtgcatatttattaataaacaaaccacTGCTATTGTCTACTGGACCTGGTGGCTTACGGGTTATTCTTACGACTCTAGCGTTGGGCTGTGATGATGGATTGAACTGACTACAGCCATGGGTTTGAAAAATAGGAGTTTGCCCagaccaataaaaaataaaatggcccTAGCACtatattttccagaaatgcaaaaaaacagGGCTCTTTTACCGTGTCCAACACTTTTTCAGCAACAAGAGATACTACATCTCCTTATTACACTCAACAGGGATTGAAAATACAAAGCAAAACCTTTGAAAGCCGCTGAGCTAAAGCTTTGGCACAAAtcttaaaatgtgtattaatcAAAGTAACTGGGTAATAGGAAGAATAGGAAGTTTAATAATAGGAAGCTTACCAGGTCTTTATCTTTTTTCAAAAACAGACTAATAACAGCTGCTGACCAGGATTCCGGCACTGAACTGTCCCAAGAAATTGTTTATTATAGGCATTAATATTACATTGAGCTTTGAAATGTTTATACAGTTTGTCGACAGGGAACCCGTCCGGACTGGGAGTTTTGCCATAAGCTGGATGGAAGCTAGACTGGATGGCTTCCCAGCTTCCATGGTATTTAAGCTGGCTTTCTGATTTCCTAAAACACTGAGAAGAGACATTTTATGCAAGGAAGATTTCAGTAAATCCTCCTTGGGACCACTGACCCTAGATTTATACAGAGAAACACAGCAGAAACCGTTAATAACAAAATGTTCAAATGCAACTGTCATCAGAAGATAACACTGATGGTCAGGGGTCCATGtgtctttattattgttattgtagagactttcctttcatattatagatagagagataaagagagagaaagagagaaaatgcagttgtaattgtgcaaatagacaagtgcagataaatatgtaacatgtacagcatgtaatatataggtttgtatgtaaacatgtgtacagtgaataaatataaaggctatagcagtgCAGAAATGTGTGGACATGGTTGAAAATTACAAGTCCCAAGGCTATGGCACTGAAAGAAATGTGCAGAGGAAATAttgttagtggttagcacgttcgcctcacacctccagggttgggggttcgattcccgcctccaccttgtgtgtgtggagtttgcatgttctccccgtgcctcgggggtttcctccgggtactccggtttcctcccccggtccaaagacatgcatggtaggttgattggcatctctggaaaattgtccgtagtgtgtgattgtgtgagtgaatgagagtgtgtgtgtgtgccctgtgatgggttggcactccgtccagggtgtatcctgccttgatgcccgatgacgcctgagataggcacaggctccccgtgacccgaggtagttcagataagcggtagaaaatgagtgagagagaattattagatttaataaattaaatctcagaaaaataaggctactacatgtattttttttaaagcaatataATTATACAATTCAATTAACGTACTTTCATTAGAACGATAACTGACGTGTAAAATAAACGTGTAATCGTCACTAAcaataaactttaaataaaattgatcaGTGTGCCACGTGATCCTGGTTTGCGTTTGAACTGACCTATCAATTCCCTCTTTGAAAGCACGTGATCTGACCAATCAAAAGCGCCGCGCACACGAACCAGCCAATCCGGATCGAGGATTTCTTTTAGTCACAAACTTTAAACGTATCTCGCGCTGCTCAGCTGTACAGTGTTGAAGCTAATCTCGGTATTCACGACACTTAAACGCGTCGCACTTCAAAACGTTTGCTTTATTACCGTGTGTCGGATCGGTTTTAAGGTAAGTTGGCTATTTTCTTATTCTTCCTGTTAGAAGATGTTCCGTTATTACTTTGGTTGTTATTCTGTTTTGAATCCTGGGCTCGTGAGGAGGTCGTTAGTGCGCATGTGCAGAGAGGGTGTGACGAGTAACATGTGCACTTCTTTAGGATGTAATTAATACCTCATTAAACTGCTTATTCCTGCATGTGTTTGTACACTGCAGCAGTAATAAACATGGCCTGAAGCTTCTCTAGAGTCTTGTCCTGCTCCTTTGTCTGACTAGCAGACAATGATGTGACCTGTCAGGCCTTGAGCCTCTGGTTCTGATCTCTGTAACTAACCTCTATGAGATATAAACATCTGCCTGTTTGTTCCCCCCCCCATATACCAAAGCTGTAAAGCAAAGTAATACCACCGTGGAGATCCACAtccttatttactttttattcttctACACTGCATCAAACtggtgaataaatgagtgatgGTTTTCTCACTGTAACAGAACagcaaatctttttttcttggttAAGAAAAGCTGTTTCTGAACGTAGATGATCCAACTGCTGCTACACCATAAAGCTTATAATTTGTTATTCACAGACCCTAAAGGCTTTCTTACAAAACTCTTTCTTAAGAGCATCATGGGAGACGACAGTGAGTGGATGAAGCTTCCTACAGACCAGAAATGTGAACATAAGGTACGTGTTCACAGATTTTGTGAAAGATTGGGTTGAGTCTGTGCTTGCACACAAGCACCACAGACTGGAGTAATGTcgtgcaattttttttgttaaacttgattTGTTTTAACCCAGGTGTGGAAAGCGAGGTTAAGCGGCTACACAGAGGCTCTGCAACAGTTTCAGAGGATTACAGATGAGAAGAGTTCCGAATGGAGCAAATACCAAGCACTGATCAAGAAATTTGTGACCGACTCGAACGCAGTGGCACAACTTAAAGGACTCGAAGCAGCTCTAGCTTATGTTGAAAATGCACATGTAGCATCTAGGTAATGAAACACAATCCATAATCTTGATCTATGTTTGTTTTACTCTTCTCCTATTGAAGTGAATCTTATCTAGAATTAAAtatatgaatgtaaataaatctaaattaaatggACAACTCATTGTTGGTgtgaacactaacacactggGTCTCACTTCTCTTTTTTCACTGAGCTGATGGACCAGAAGGAactaacatcttttttttttttttttcttttttttttctttgtatttataggTTTTGTGTGTAtactatattatgtctttattttatgtatgtatgcatttctatttctttgctgctgtaatggagaaatttccccattgtgggacgtgTATATAGGTATATCTTATCAGAGCTGGTGAAAATGCAGACATTGCAACTCTACATGAGTGTCTGAGACCAAAGTGTGGTGATTTGTAAAAACCTAGAGTAATGTGTGTTTCCATCATGCAGGACTGTCGGTGAGGTTGTGTCTGGTGTTGTCTGTAAAGTCTTTAATCAGCCTAAAGCACGAGCTAAAGAGCTCGGCTCAGACATTTGCCTGATGTATGTCGAGATCGAGAAAGGAGACGCGGTTCAGGAAGAACTTCTCAAAGGCCTCGAtaacaaaaacccaaaaatcGCACTCGCCTGTGTGGAAGTGTTGAGACGAGGAGTGAGGTGAGTGATGAAGCCAGAAGAAATGTCTTTTGGATCTGTAAGGGCTCTAATATTGTATAGAGCCCTTAGTTTTTTGGTGTTAAGCACACAGGAAGTGACTGGACAGTGTTTTACTTCCTGACCTGCTGGGGCATTTTATATTACTTAACCATATAGTTatgaataaattttaaatataaaaatccaTTTGATTTGCTGTAATGCAGCTTTGTGGCAATGTCTGTTAAACTCTATACAAGTCAAGCTGGCATTGAACTGGACATCACATGTACGTTCATGACTTACATGTGAAACTAAACTCGCTTAAAGCAAAgtacttttatttcaaatttctcTCTCAAAACAGTAACATCAGAGCTCTTAGTGTTTACATCCATCATGGATATAGATGACGCATGTGGTCATAATGGAAGTGACAACCCTAAGACCACACAGCTTTATGATGATCTTTATCAGTTCATCACTAAGCAATAGTGTGCACATTGTCTGATCCTGTGAACACGTGTTTCTTCCCTTTTAATAACCCCTTTAATTTGCTTTCTAATAAAATGAGTTCAGCAGTGAAGCAGGAATGTAGGTTTAAgctgaatttatataaaaggTTAGTAAGAAATCTGCTAATATAGGTtgagtttcatttaaaaacatccaCCTTTTACATCTCATAAAactaattgtattatttaagcTAATAAGTCTTTGTTCGTGATGCATACACATGAAGTGGCTTAATTCCAGACATTTACTTTTTCAGTAGTTATTTGgaaagtgacttttttttttttttttttcttttctttcttgcagtGAATTTGGAGCAAAGATAATCAACCTGAAGCCAGTTGTGAAGGTGCTGCCCAAGCTCTTTGAATCCAGAGAGAAAGCGATTCGGGACGAGGCCAAACTGCTCGCTGTTGAGGTGTACAGGTGGATTCGAGACGCTCTGCGTCCTCCGCTTCAGAACATTAACTCTGTTCTGGTAAGAAACAGACTTACTGTCACTGAAGGCTGtactacatttatatacatcaACTGATTTACTGGATATTTTTGAcccttattgtgtgtgtgacagctgaAAGAGCTGGAGGAGGAGTGGGCGAAGGCATCGGCACCTCGACAGAGTCGGTTCCTGCGGTCGCAGCAGGATCTTCGAGCCAAGTTTGAGCAGCAGAGCGACGGAGACAAGGAAGGAGACGGTACTTTAGTGTCCTTTGTATCTGCAGGACATCTGCTACAATTCTGCCCTACATGAAGTTGGCAATAATGAGAgaattgaattaatttttttttttttttgtaaacaaaatgCCTTTTGAGTGACTTTTCTCTGGTCTCACAGGTGACATAGAGGAAGCAGCTCCTGTTGTCGACACCTACGAGCTCCTGGAGGCAGTGGAAATCCTCTCAAAATTACCCAAAGACTTCTATGCGAAGATTGTAAGGAGAAGCTCTTCATCCCTCTGTGTCCTTTTAATCAACATGTTtttgaattaattcatttatttattttatgatttgaATAAATGTCAAAAGATTTAGTCCTTTATTCTCTagtctttctgtatttttataggAGGCAAAGAAATGGCAGGAGAGGAAGGAGGCTTTGGATGCTCTAGAAACTTTGACCAAAAACCCCAAACTGGAGAGCGGGGAATATGGAGATGTGGTCAAAGCTCTCAACAAGGTAAAGAAATGGCTAAAAATATCACAGCACAATGATCATCCAAGGGGATCAGATGCTTGTTGGAACTCTGGATTTCTTAAAGCCGTCGTGCTTTTTGGACAGGTTTAACACTGCTTAAAGATTTATAAACATCTCTGTTGATCCTAaccacactgtctctctcttttaaagAATGTTAATCAGCTTCATGTGACTTATATTTATGTATCCTTAGTAGTGATGCTCCGTTTGATCGGCCACCGATCATGATCGGCCGATATTGGCTAAAAATAGCTTGATCGGCGAACCCCAAAAAAGCCGATCACGTCACGTAAATTACTCGCGCGACtttcacacgtgcatgcacggcgcacaggtaaacaacagcTGAGCGGAGCTTACAAGTGGCAACATGGGTTCTCCCGTCTGGACGTTTTTCAAAGTGTCCGATAAAGACGTAAAGTTAGTCGTTTGCAATGTATGTCGTGATGAAATCCCTCGAGGTGGAAGCAAGCAACGGCATTTTAATACCACTAACATGATTTAGGCATCTTAGAACACGCCATACAACTGAATATGCCGAGTAGGAGAAACTAAACCAGCCGAAGCCAACAACATCCCCATCCCTCTACCAGCCGACTGtgagtgatgcatttaaactagtagtgatatgagtgtgagtgatgtcTTTTATGATTGAGACCTGAAGGATTTTGTACTGTTAGTAGGCCGAGGCCCAGCATGTTTTggtttgaaacattttgtggccggttgtttaatatattaaaaattttatttacattttacaagtagcctgggcctatgtaacctcataccatcccaagttcatctggttggtaactatctgcttggcctccttgtttctctgccttgttatttagaaaggatgacattggcttacagtagctttcattattttattttttggatctgatgatgatggttcctcaactacatcagacgttcataataataacagaaaaaaacacttgccatagttttgtcctttgtggttttggtgtaacaagttttacattttgctgccaattataaaatgtaatcagtgtattaaGAGGCTACATCCCATTAAGCTGATCTGATGTGCGTTGGTCTGCCTGACCcctctttgtttggaataattttaagttactcTGCCTTATGTGGGAAAGATGGCTTACAGTAGCCttaagttctcattttctaaaataaacacttggtggttcaagatcttgactgtagcctatttctactttttttttttttttttttttttttttttttgtctcctctCAATACAGTTAACTTGgagttaatttcatttttaaaaatggtgcAAACTCTGCTAGATTATAGAAAAAAGATTCCCATTCCCCTGCCATTCTGTGATCGGCAATCGGCAGATCATGATCGGCCCCAAAATTGCTGATCGGAGCATCTCTAATCCTTAGTGATATCTCTGTTTATATATTGTTAGTTATATAATAAAGATTTCCTTAAGTACCATTTGTGACATATGCCATagctctttatttttaataagcaaTCGATGGGTTTTCTTCCAGGTCATCGGGAAGGACACAAACGTCATGTTGGTGATGCTCGCTGCTAAATGTGTCGCCGGACTCTCCACTGGCCTCCGGAAGAAATTTGGCCCCTATGCTGGTCATGTAAGTGCTTGTATATAGACTTGGTTGAATACTTTCTATTCTTCTCTTTTTACTCTCCTCTtatcttctgtttgtttgtgtgtgtgtagttggtgCCAACCATTCTGGAGAAGTTTAAGGAGAAGAAAGCTCAGGTGGTTCAGGCACTGCAAGAAGCATTAGATGCAGTATATCTTTCTGTGAGTATCATCACAAACCCCCTCATGATATCTTCCAGTATAGTTActatctagtgtgtgtgtgtgtgtgtgtgtgtgtataatatatatatatatatgtatgtatgtatgtatgtatatatatatatatatatatatatatatatatgtatgtatgtatatgtatatgtatatatatatatatatatatatatgtgtatatatatatgtgtatatatatatatatatatatatgtgtatatataattgtatatcttttaattatataatacatatatacacactatgtgtgtatgtaatgagtgtgtatatgtgaattgAAAGTAAAATTGTTTTCATATTAATACACTTTCATAGCTATGCTGTGAAAACCTGCAAattatttaaagctgctttaactTTTCCAGACGACGCTTGAAAAAGTGAGCGAGGATGTTTTGGCTGTAATGGACAACAAAAACCCATCAATCAAGCAGCAGGCTTCGTTGTTCCTCGCCCGAAGTTTTCGCCATTGCGCTCCCACCGCGCTACCCAAAAACCTCCTCAAACCGTTCTGTGTTGCGTTGCTGAAGGTGAAACTCCACCATGGCCTTTTTGGCCAGTTTCTCTGTAGCCCTAAATCTACACTTTAATGCCCGCTGCATGAACCGGTGACTATTATTAAGCTCTAAACCTCAGGGTtggacacatttatttatttatttatttattttattttattttattttatttttttaaataaattttatctCTCGGTCTCTCACATGTAgacaattcattatttaaactaGATCTCAGCCATTTTGTGTCGAGTACATGTAGATGGAGTTAAATAGCTTTCAGCCTAGTATTAAACCGTGGATCCGTCAATATCTTGAATAACCAATAGGAAATGATGTATAAACCATGAACTTTTTCCTCATTCCTGTAGCAAGTGAACGATTCTTCTCCTGAGGTTCGTGATGCAGCCTTCGAGGCTTTGGGCATGGTACTCAAGGTGGTAGGTGAGAGGGCAGTTAACCCTTTCCTGGCTGACGTGGATAAAATCAAAGTTGACAAGGTACGCCCGAACGTTTCTTTAATTACTAACACGATGGTTAATTTAACATCTTCAGTATTTGCTATATTCAAGATGTGGCTGAagatttgatgttttgttttcccctttttttatttaaattttatttttttgtagattaAGGAGTGTGCTGAGAAAGTGGAAATGCCTGGAGGAAAGAAAGCTGGAGGGCAGATGAAGGAGCAAAGTGCTCCAAAAGCCCAGCCATCAGCAGCTCCAGCTAAAGCATCTGCTCCTGCTAAGAAGACGCCTGCAGCCAGTGCTGCTAAGGTAATGAGGGGTTTCATCCTCAAACTCTTTtcaataaagtaaaagtaaattaCTGCTTGGAATTAAAGCTGGACGGAAAATAACGTCAAGACAAAGTGATGAGTCTTAAAGAACCTGCCAGATTTTGGTGGCTGTGCTGCCCTTTAGGACCTGAAGGTTTTattgaatgcatttttttttttatttttgttattcagaCGTCTGCTCCCAACAAAAAGGCTAAACCATCCGCACCTAAAGGAACAGCTGCTCCTCTTAAAGCTAAGAAACCTGAGAGCAAGGATGTGCCTGAAGCTGAGCTCTCAGTaaatgtttatcatttatttcttatttttttttctccacgtGGCCTGGTTGCATGAAGCCTTTATGAACTGATGTTTGGTTTTTGCTCAGCttgaggtgtgtgaggagaaAGCCTCTAGAGTTCTCCCAGCATCCTGTATGCAGATGCTGGACAGTGCAAACTGGAAGGAGAGGGTAGCGGCCATGGAGGAATTTCTTAAGGTGAGAGCGTATATGTAAGGATGTTGGGTACAGTTATAGTCTTTAGCATCGACACGAGATGAATACAACAACTTAGTTTGAATGAGTACGCTTGGATGAGCGAGTTTCAGAGGCAGTCCGATCTAACTGTCTGATGCAGGGTCAAACTTCAACTGGACTTCTTATTCAGTCCCATGTTTACATCGGAGTCTTTGAGTCATTCAAGCTTCTGAAAAGTTCAgatttgtgtgttttccagGCCATAGAGCTCATGGACAGTGAAGAGATGCCCTGTCAGGCTCTCGTCCGGATGCTGGCCAAGAAACCTGGCTGGAAAGAAACGAACTTCCAGGTAAACCAGCTCTGTTTTCTTCACAGCTGACTTTGAGATGTTTATTGGATGTAATTggagtgagggggaaaaaactattttaaatggCTTGGCTATTACAAAGAGTTTTGGGAAATTATCAAAATCTGAAGGCACTTAGTTTCAACAAcagtttcaaagttttttttttttttttttttaaacgttttctGCAGTGTTGAGTGGAGCAGTGAATTTATTTGGATATTTGTGGTaatgtgctttttaaaatatgtttctaGGTGATGCAGCTGAAGCTGCAGGTTGTTTCTGCTGTGGCTCAGAGAGGCGCGTTTTTCTCCAGAACATCATCGCTGGCTGTGCTGGAATCTGTGGTGGAAAAAGCTGGAGATGTGAAGTGTGGTGTGAGAGCTAGAGAGGCTCTGACCTCCATTGCTGAAGCCTGCACTCTTCCATGGACTGCAGAAcaggtgtctgtctgtcggggGTATGGTGCGGTCCGTGTCTGCCTGCCGGCGTCGGGGGTATGGTGCGGTCCGTGTCTGCCTGCCGGCGTCGGGGGTATGGTGCGGTCCGTGTCTGCCTGCCGGCGTCGGGGGTGTGTGGAGAGGGTCagggtggtgggagtgtcatcaGCTTGTAGATCAgacaaatattgtttttaaatttcaggTTGTCTCCATGGCCTTTGGTCAGAAGAATCCTAAAAACCAAGCTGAAGCTCTGAACTGGCTTTCTGCTGCTATAAAAGACTTTGGGTTTGCAGGGTAGGTCAAGTGCAACGTCTGGACATATTGTGTTTGGATCTCTGGGCTTTCTGACTAAGTCATTGTGTGTTTTAACTATAACAGTGCtgtgaatttatttgttttccagcATAAATGTAAAGGCCTTTATTAATAATGTGAAGACTGCATTGGCTGCGACCAATCCAGTAAGTGTGTTTTCTTATAAATATTACGTTTTActctttaaataaatgcaagagTTCTCGAATATTCATatgtaagggtttttttttttttttttaaattgttttatttatttaaatttcagtAAAATCTCCAGGCAGTTCTAACAGCCTCCTATTTAGTTCTTGTGTGCAGATGAAACTAGTCCAGTTTGTGTTTGTCCTCATTAGGCTGTGAGAACTGCTGCCATTTCTCTCCTGGCTGTGATGTACCTGTACATGGGGGCTCCTCTGCGTCTGTTTTTCGAGGATGAGAAAGCTGCACTGCTTTCACAGATTGATGCAGAGTTTGAGAAGGTTTGAGGTTTTGTTGAGGGTTTAATTCATAGTTTTAATCAAGTTCTAGGATAAAAGCTTAATGTTTATGGTTTTATCCTTCCTTCTTTTGTTACCAGATGAAGGGCCAAACTCCTCCTGCTCCTACGAGAGGATTGTCAAAAACAAACGGGGTGGAAGGTGAGGAGGAAGGTGTTAAAGAGGAAGAACATGACGGAGGCACAGATGTTGTTGATCTTCTGCCTCGAACTGACATCAGGTGAAACCCTTCCCTTGACTTTTTAGCCCTTATGAAGTGCCTCCATGCTGTTCTAGGAAACCttgctcttcttcttcctgctgTAACCATTTTGACAGAAAATATGATTCTAAAATCTGCATTTAAGACTGGGGTATTGGAGATAATTaactttattttcaattttaattctTAGCGACAAAATCACCTCCGACATGGTGTCAAAAATCAGTGACAAGAACTGGAAGATGAGGAAAGAAGGACTGGAGGAAGTCACCGCTGTGATTTCGGAGGCTAAATTTATCAAACCGAACATCGGGGAACTTCCTGTGGCATTTAAGGCTCGCCTTACAGACTCCAATAAAATCCTGGTGAGTTTCACTTCCTATTTTAAACGCACACTTTCCCTCCAAGTATAAACAAGGTAAAGTATGGGGTTgtggtgtttttggttttttttttaaatataggtCCAGCAAACTCTCTCCATCCTACAACAGATGGCCACAGCAATGGGTCCTGCCTTGAAACAGCATGTAAAAGGCCTCGGCTTCTCCATCATCACTGTACTCACTGACAGCAAGGTGAACTACACAAATATTGAATAAGTTCAGTGGTTACTGATGGAGATTTTAACTTTTTGTGTACCACTGCACTTCTGTCCCGATGTGAACAATCTTACTAGCTGGACGACTATCAAATTACATAAATGTGTCAAAAGTATTTCAGTATGTATTTGTCTAGAATTGAATTAATCATGTGTCCTTCCCAGAATGCTGTGCGTGCAGCAGGTTTGGCTACGCTGAATGCATGGGTAGAGC from Tachysurus vachellii isolate PV-2020 chromosome 1, HZAU_Pvac_v1, whole genome shotgun sequence carries:
- the LOC132850608 gene encoding cytoskeleton-associated protein 5-like, which codes for MGDDSEWMKLPTDQKCEHKVWKARLSGYTEALQQFQRITDEKSSEWSKYQALIKKFVTDSNAVAQLKGLEAALAYVENAHVASRTVGEVVSGVVCKVFNQPKARAKELGSDICLMYVEIEKGDAVQEELLKGLDNKNPKIALACVEVLRRGVSEFGAKIINLKPVVKVLPKLFESREKAIRDEAKLLAVEVYRWIRDALRPPLQNINSVLLKELEEEWAKASAPRQSRFLRSQQDLRAKFEQQSDGDKEGDGDIEEAAPVVDTYELLEAVEILSKLPKDFYAKIEAKKWQERKEALDALETLTKNPKLESGEYGDVVKALNKVIGKDTNVMLVMLAAKCVAGLSTGLRKKFGPYAGHLVPTILEKFKEKKAQVVQALQEALDAVYLSTTLEKVSEDVLAVMDNKNPSIKQQASLFLARSFRHCAPTALPKNLLKPFCVALLKQVNDSSPEVRDAAFEALGMVLKVVGERAVNPFLADVDKIKVDKIKECAEKVEMPGGKKAGGQMKEQSAPKAQPSAAPAKASAPAKKTPAASAAKTSAPNKKAKPSAPKGTAAPLKAKKPESKDVPEAELSLEVCEEKASRVLPASCMQMLDSANWKERVAAMEEFLKAIELMDSEEMPCQALVRMLAKKPGWKETNFQVMQLKLQVVSAVAQRGAFFSRTSSLAVLESVVEKAGDVKCGVRAREALTSIAEACTLPWTAEQVVSMAFGQKNPKNQAEALNWLSAAIKDFGFAGINVKAFINNVKTALAATNPAVRTAAISLLAVMYLYMGAPLRLFFEDEKAALLSQIDAEFEKMKGQTPPAPTRGLSKTNGVEGEEEGVKEEEHDGGTDVVDLLPRTDISDKITSDMVSKISDKNWKMRKEGLEEVTAVISEAKFIKPNIGELPVAFKARLTDSNKILVQQTLSILQQMATAMGPALKQHVKGLGFSIITVLTDSKNAVRAAGLATLNAWVEQTGMKEWLEGEDMAEELKKENPFLRQELLGWLAEKLPALRSVPSDFVLCVPHLYSCLEDRNADVRKKAQDALPVFMMHLGYDKMNKAAAKLKPASKDQLFGLLEKARSAMPAKPVAPSKAPPAATSNVKPAAAPPVPDKTVPVSEPPPAEPKKTKPAAAAKTKTVVKKSSGKVEEDRNGPIFILVPNGKEQRIKEEKNQKVLKWNFLTPREEFVDQLKNQMGSCVAKWLMEDLFHADFQKHIKAIGTMMEHLEAESEATVSCLDLILKWFTLRFFDTNTSVLMKALEYLKLLFVTLSNQDYHLTEHEATLFIPYFILKTGEPKDVVRKDVRNIFSLLRKVYPASRVFPFLMDGTKSKNSKQRAECLEELCCLVGLCGMSVFQQTAAKSLREIAVHIGDRDTSVRNAALNTVVAAYNVCGEQVYKLIGQLSEKDMSMLEERIKRSAKKPSAPTVTVNKLQPEEKTSGTANASLLRKPNSEAAAPSKLSELRRQNAAVQQQSPAIPRQFQLDPNFIVDLPEELMPDLLVVDTTELSPLEVPEFKFKLQSVSSRIEESAASISLVISQVASSDVKTSMQGLSKIMEILHKENEWKLMSGHVDEFIVAALMQLGLQSSRFMGSDGTHHMEKVYASVIGSLSSLVLAGRLIQEASPGLLKNLIQALLSLTLDPRHQQNSGESPELIRSIHILLSTLFKSADPTNTLGALLMLLQEASNSSACPEFSEMVMKCHWRMIKLLPEKMEFLYLDRILLDIHNFMKAFPKELLKQKPNDMAHRTVKTLLHTLYRLSGPKIMNHLSLIENSSESEVEAHLKRAMKHAVSSPNQASKETVSKLKVQASADTQTVTKLAAASGSSAESLDVTQYQEKLRALKQIFGLQGNTKVNKDQSSLPAVSSKPAAASSMDMLLSQLSKLRESREQQGSENVKPRSPPRDINEFKARLEKLKASMH